From a single Aggregatilinea lenta genomic region:
- a CDS encoding glucose 1-dehydrogenase: MELKGLEGKVALVTGAGSGIGRSTAQLFARHGVKVVVSDVDTAGGEATVRLITDAGGEATFVRCDVSSSGDVQALVARTLDTYGTLDYAVNNAGILGNFVPTAEYDEDLFDRIMAVNARGVFLGMKYEIAAMLKSGGGAIVNTSSAAGLVGIPGIVGYSGSKHAVVGMTKTAAAEYARQGIRINAVNPGGVLTPMVFNLAPSAEPPAENQPDQHPIGHSAQPEEIAEVIVWLCSDAASFVTGIAMPVDGGLVAV; the protein is encoded by the coding sequence ATGGAACTCAAGGGTCTAGAGGGCAAGGTTGCACTCGTGACGGGCGCAGGCTCCGGGATTGGCCGGTCGACGGCTCAGCTTTTCGCCCGGCATGGTGTGAAGGTCGTGGTGAGTGACGTGGATACGGCGGGCGGCGAAGCAACCGTGCGCCTCATCACGGACGCAGGCGGCGAGGCGACGTTCGTGCGCTGCGACGTATCCAGCTCCGGCGACGTGCAGGCGCTGGTCGCACGCACGCTCGACACCTATGGCACGCTCGACTACGCGGTGAATAACGCGGGTATCCTGGGCAACTTCGTGCCCACCGCCGAGTACGACGAGGATTTGTTTGACCGGATCATGGCCGTGAACGCGCGCGGCGTGTTCCTGGGCATGAAGTACGAGATCGCCGCCATGCTGAAAAGCGGGGGCGGGGCGATCGTCAACACGTCCTCGGCAGCCGGACTGGTCGGCATCCCCGGCATCGTCGGCTACAGCGGCAGCAAGCATGCAGTGGTGGGCATGACCAAGACCGCCGCCGCCGAATATGCCCGGCAGGGCATCCGTATCAACGCGGTGAACCCTGGCGGCGTGCTGACGCCGATGGTCTTCAACCTGGCACCGTCCGCTGAACCTCCCGCCGAGAATCAACCCGATCAGCACCCGATTGGGCACTCGGCCCAGCCAGAAGAAATTGCGGAAGTCATCGTGTGGCTGTGCTCCGACGCGGCCTCGTTCGTGACCGGCATCGCCATGCCGGTGGATGGTGGCCTCGTCGCCGTCTGA
- a CDS encoding BON domain-containing protein, producing MKYQHQTLHHLIVRALKRNTFTANEAIRVIVRGQNVILQGTVSDPDLIPEAVATVESVASFLHVYSQLRVSSPAPA from the coding sequence ATGAAATACCAGCACCAAACCCTACATCACCTCATCGTGCGTGCACTTAAGCGGAACACGTTCACGGCCAACGAAGCCATACGGGTTATTGTGCGCGGCCAGAATGTGATCCTCCAGGGCACGGTCAGCGACCCGGATCTGATCCCCGAGGCCGTCGCCACGGTCGAATCAGTCGCCTCTTTCCTGCACGTTTACAGCCAGTTGCGCGTCAGCAGCCCTGCGCCCGCCTGA
- a CDS encoding DNA-3-methyladenine glycosylase has product MPVLPREFYDRPATAVARALLGALLVREIDGQRVSGLIVETEAYTGLDDMASHGRKHRTPRNTIMYGAPGHAYVYFTYGMHWLLNVVCEPQDHPAAVLLRAIDPQEGQSIMAANRPGRPPRDWTRGPARLAQALGVAGEENGLDLTGKRDLWIEAGPPVPDEQVRTGPRIGLGSVVEPWLSMPWRWWVADNPNVSR; this is encoded by the coding sequence ATGCCGGTTCTACCCCGCGAATTTTACGATCGCCCGGCCACGGCTGTGGCGCGCGCTCTGCTCGGCGCGCTGCTCGTGCGCGAGATCGACGGCCAGCGCGTCAGCGGCCTGATCGTCGAGACGGAAGCGTATACCGGCCTGGACGATATGGCGTCGCACGGACGCAAGCACCGCACGCCGCGCAACACGATCATGTACGGCGCGCCGGGGCACGCTTACGTGTATTTCACCTACGGCATGCACTGGCTGCTGAACGTGGTGTGCGAGCCGCAGGATCACCCGGCGGCGGTGCTGCTGCGCGCGATCGATCCGCAGGAGGGCCAGTCGATCATGGCGGCCAATCGACCCGGTCGCCCGCCGCGCGATTGGACGCGCGGCCCGGCGCGGCTGGCGCAGGCGTTGGGCGTTGCGGGTGAGGAGAACGGGCTGGATCTCACCGGCAAGCGCGACCTGTGGATCGAAGCGGGGCCACCCGTGCCGGACGAGCAGGTCCGTACCGGGCCGCGTATTGGGCTGGGCAGCGTCGTCGAGCCGTGGCTGAGCATGCCCTGGCGCTGGTGGGTGGCGGATAATCCCAATGTGTCCCGGTAG
- a CDS encoding Fur family transcriptional regulator has product MSVSPDRPTTDDLDARIERAFASAGHRLTAQRQMLIDLLRAHGGFLDAEELFDLAQLRGQTLSLATVYRTLALFKQLDLVEGRIVGEGHDREQYRLRSLRQHYSLTCRRCGAIVPVEPDIVDDFRRQVTAELGVTVLSAHSCFVGYCADCTAALAAGEDA; this is encoded by the coding sequence ATGAGCGTTTCGCCCGACCGCCCGACCACCGACGACCTCGACGCGCGCATCGAGCGCGCCTTCGCCAGCGCCGGGCATCGCCTGACGGCGCAGCGCCAGATGCTGATCGACCTGCTTCGCGCTCACGGCGGCTTCCTGGACGCCGAGGAGTTGTTCGACCTCGCGCAGCTGCGCGGGCAAACGCTTAGCCTGGCGACCGTCTACCGGACGCTGGCGCTGTTCAAGCAGCTCGATCTGGTCGAGGGCCGCATCGTGGGCGAGGGCCACGACCGCGAGCAGTACCGTCTGCGCTCGCTGCGCCAGCACTATTCGCTGACCTGCCGCCGCTGCGGCGCGATCGTGCCCGTCGAGCCGGACATCGTGGATGACTTCCGCCGTCAGGTGACCGCCGAGCTGGGCGTCACCGTGCTGTCGGCGCACTCGTGCTTCGTCGGCTACTGCGCCGACTGCACCGCCGCTCTCGCCGCCGGGGAAGACGCTTAG
- a CDS encoding ABC transporter substrate-binding protein, whose amino-acid sequence MKSQVLLRFAVGVLALALVLGVSAPAALAQGDGPRTVTDIMGRQVTIESAPQRVVGMSASITEVLYAIGITPVGATEGIDFPEAAASLPTFGTGYQPDLEALAALEPDLIVASADLNAQILDQLEAIAPTIVVLIQAPSDVPATIRLVGQATYHETAAEYLAHAYDSLLTLVQDTAPADGPSVLIIVGTLSTPNYGKSSTYLGGMVTMLGGTIIGDDQPDAGPFPGFAQLSVEQVLDADPDVILTITRGAPGATPIPEEIAADPVWSSLTATQNGSVIELDNRLFLESPGPRVIDALMQLRSILYGMSEPAMSEPVATESAG is encoded by the coding sequence ATGAAGTCACAGGTTTTGCTCCGGTTTGCGGTTGGCGTCCTGGCCCTGGCGCTGGTGCTCGGCGTCAGCGCCCCGGCAGCACTCGCGCAGGGCGACGGCCCGCGCACCGTCACCGACATTATGGGCCGTCAGGTCACGATCGAAAGCGCGCCGCAGCGCGTCGTCGGCATGAGCGCATCGATTACCGAGGTGCTGTACGCGATCGGCATCACACCGGTTGGCGCAACCGAAGGCATCGACTTTCCTGAGGCGGCGGCGTCGCTGCCCACATTTGGCACAGGCTACCAGCCGGACCTTGAAGCACTGGCTGCCCTGGAGCCGGACCTGATCGTCGCCAGCGCCGATCTCAACGCGCAGATCCTGGACCAGCTCGAAGCGATTGCGCCCACCATCGTCGTTCTGATCCAGGCGCCGTCTGACGTGCCCGCGACGATCCGCCTCGTCGGGCAGGCGACCTATCACGAAACCGCCGCCGAATACCTGGCGCACGCCTATGACTCGCTGCTAACGCTGGTGCAGGACACCGCGCCCGCCGATGGGCCGAGCGTGCTGATTATCGTGGGCACGCTGTCCACGCCGAATTATGGCAAGTCCTCGACCTACCTGGGCGGCATGGTGACCATGCTGGGCGGCACGATCATCGGTGACGACCAGCCGGACGCAGGTCCATTCCCCGGCTTCGCGCAGTTGAGCGTCGAGCAGGTTCTGGATGCCGACCCGGACGTGATCCTGACCATCACACGCGGCGCGCCGGGCGCGACCCCGATCCCCGAAGAAATCGCGGCTGACCCGGTGTGGTCGTCGCTGACCGCCACGCAGAACGGCAGCGTCATCGAGCTGGATAACCGCCTGTTCCTCGAATCGCCGGGACCGCGCGTCATCGACGCGCTGATGCAGCTGCGCAGCATCCTGTACGGCATGTCCGAACCGGCGATGAGCGAGCCGGTGGCGACCGAGTCCGCCGGGTAG
- the purD gene encoding phosphoribosylamine--glycine ligase, producing MLHVLVVGGGGREHALAWKLAQSPRIGRISVAPGNAGTAQIAHNVDVDATDIVGLMAFAESARVDLTVVGPEEPLARGLVDQFAAAGMRIFGPRRQAALSETSKSFAKRLMIDHGVPTPRYEVVTNLDDAREFLLTHPVDSIVIKADGLARGKGVFLPQGETDAEGILRSLLERDALGEAGRRVILEERLHGDELSLMAFTDGHALKLMPPLREYKRLRERGIGPNTGGMGAHAPAPAVSREMALRISREIIEPALDGLQTDGCCFAGVVYVDVVLTAEGPQALELNARFGDPGAQVVLPLLETDLLDVIDACIDGTLDALDVRWSRSAAVSVVLATAGYPEHSDPGLAVTTRCDVPDDVLVFHAGTRRLDNGALITTGGRVLDMTAVGPDLTAAAHRAYRGVDCVEFDGMQYRRDIGLLRSQWE from the coding sequence ATGCTCCACGTGCTCGTGGTGGGCGGCGGCGGGCGAGAACACGCGCTCGCCTGGAAGCTGGCCCAGTCGCCGCGTATTGGCCGGATCAGTGTTGCGCCGGGCAATGCCGGGACCGCGCAGATCGCGCATAACGTGGACGTCGATGCGACGGATATCGTCGGCCTGATGGCGTTTGCCGAGTCCGCGCGGGTCGATCTCACCGTCGTCGGGCCGGAAGAGCCGCTGGCGCGCGGGCTGGTGGACCAGTTCGCGGCGGCGGGCATGCGCATTTTCGGCCCCCGGCGGCAGGCCGCGCTCAGTGAGACCTCCAAGAGCTTCGCCAAGCGCCTGATGATCGACCATGGCGTGCCCACGCCACGCTACGAAGTGGTGACCAACCTCGACGATGCGCGCGAATTTCTGTTAACACATCCCGTGGACAGCATCGTGATCAAGGCGGACGGCCTGGCGCGCGGCAAAGGCGTCTTTCTGCCCCAGGGCGAGACGGACGCCGAGGGCATTTTGCGCTCCCTACTGGAACGGGATGCGCTGGGCGAAGCGGGCCGCCGCGTGATTCTGGAAGAGCGGCTGCACGGCGACGAGCTGTCGCTGATGGCCTTCACCGACGGCCACGCCCTGAAGCTGATGCCGCCTCTGCGTGAGTACAAGCGCCTGCGCGAGCGCGGCATCGGCCCGAACACGGGCGGGATGGGGGCGCACGCGCCTGCGCCCGCCGTCTCGCGCGAGATGGCGCTGCGCATCAGCCGCGAGATCATCGAACCCGCGCTGGATGGGCTGCAAACTGACGGCTGCTGTTTTGCGGGCGTGGTGTACGTGGACGTGGTGCTGACGGCGGAGGGTCCCCAGGCGCTGGAACTGAACGCGCGCTTCGGCGATCCCGGCGCGCAGGTGGTACTGCCCCTGCTGGAAACGGACCTGCTGGACGTGATCGACGCATGCATCGATGGCACGCTGGACGCGCTCGACGTGCGCTGGTCGCGCAGTGCGGCGGTGTCGGTCGTCCTGGCGACGGCGGGCTACCCGGAGCACAGCGATCCCGGGCTGGCGGTCACCACGCGCTGCGACGTGCCGGACGATGTGCTGGTCTTCCACGCTGGGACGCGGCGCCTCGACAACGGGGCGCTGATCACGACGGGCGGGCGTGTGCTCGACATGACCGCCGTCGGGCCGGACCTGACCGCCGCCGCACACCGCGCCTATCGCGGCGTGGACTGCGTGGAGTTCGACGGGATGCAGTACCGGCGCGACATCGGCCTGCTGCGCTCGCAGTGGGAATAG
- a CDS encoding phospholipase D-like domain-containing protein gives MTTSDRAVNPRPADDPPQGENRFDVRVGAAAFMASLRADLDRCEHSLYAQFMTYEGDASGEAFSALLAAKAAARLDVRLMVDGYSDVILSDVYPILVHRRGDVQRERSHTLALFDRLRADGVGVKRTAPPGRFKQYMLYRNHKKMVVLDERIAYVGGINISDHNYAWHDFMVRIEGPLAAVLARDFCSTWDGATVPLTARVPDGDFVLNQCAGRYSIFEEVLDMIGRAQHTLVIESPYLLGDHVETALRAAAERGVRVTLILPARSNKLLYRIWVRKLLHRLDHPNVTVFGYEGSGGMTHAKLIVADDRWASFGSFNMIELEGLTQKELNVFSSDPALIAQLNAVVTADLEAASPMALPRTVWGRFTYTILYRFFKWWTRTLLHRPDWKTLYC, from the coding sequence GTGACCACTTCCGATAGAGCAGTAAACCCCCGCCCGGCGGACGACCCCCCGCAGGGCGAGAATAGATTCGACGTGCGGGTGGGCGCGGCGGCGTTCATGGCGTCGCTGCGTGCCGACCTGGATCGCTGTGAGCACAGCCTGTACGCGCAGTTCATGACCTACGAGGGCGACGCCAGCGGTGAGGCGTTTTCGGCGCTGCTGGCCGCCAAAGCCGCTGCCAGGCTCGACGTGCGCCTGATGGTGGATGGCTACTCGGACGTGATCCTCAGCGACGTATACCCAATTTTAGTGCACCGCCGGGGCGACGTGCAGCGCGAGCGATCGCACACGCTGGCCCTGTTCGACCGGCTGCGCGCGGACGGCGTCGGCGTCAAGCGGACCGCGCCGCCGGGCCGCTTCAAGCAGTATATGCTGTACCGCAATCACAAGAAGATGGTGGTGCTCGACGAGCGGATCGCGTACGTCGGCGGGATCAACATCTCCGACCACAACTACGCCTGGCACGACTTCATGGTGCGTATCGAAGGGCCGCTGGCGGCGGTTCTGGCACGCGATTTTTGCTCGACGTGGGACGGCGCGACGGTGCCGTTGACGGCACGCGTGCCCGACGGTGACTTCGTGCTCAACCAGTGCGCCGGGCGCTACTCGATCTTCGAGGAAGTGCTGGACATGATCGGGCGCGCGCAGCACACGCTGGTCATCGAGTCGCCGTACCTGCTGGGCGATCACGTCGAGACCGCACTGCGGGCCGCCGCCGAGCGCGGCGTGCGCGTGACGCTCATCCTGCCCGCGCGCAGCAATAAGCTGCTGTACCGGATCTGGGTCCGCAAGCTGCTGCACCGCCTGGATCACCCTAACGTGACGGTGTTTGGCTACGAGGGCAGCGGCGGCATGACGCACGCCAAGCTGATCGTGGCTGATGATCGATGGGCGAGTTTCGGATCATTCAATATGATCGAGCTGGAAGGGCTGACGCAAAAAGAGCTGAACGTCTTCAGCAGCGACCCCGCCCTGATCGCGCAGTTGAATGCCGTCGTGACGGCGGATTTAGAGGCAGCTTCCCCGATGGCGCTGCCTCGAACCGTCTGGGGCCGTTTTACGTATACTATCCTATACCGCTTCTTCAAGTGGTGGACGCGTACCCTTCTGCATCGACCGGATTGGAAGACACTCTATTGCTAG
- a CDS encoding ABC transporter substrate-binding protein, translated as MERQIQKRGRYLFRQWYGLGLAVVVALVAALFAPLALAAPTAQDDAVVRVGYLGEATDEAANGARLTISQINSAGGVTAPDGTSYRLELVMPSPEVLASTALDEAIEELVQQDVVAIFGPNANASFDELTVEKLVDTRLPILTAATENALTSGDLEGQVFRLRAPEEIYSEALAAYMVDQLGLTEIALVQADVESTEPLVNFAAALGQAELEPADQVQIPSGAGLDDAVIDLGDLNPEAIVMWGPPQYAASLLRQMRDGGWTGQFAYRLADEAARGDDLPGEIADGVLGVTSWAYSYTSGASQIFLRDYVSAFGEVPGPLSVALYDGVWLLRAAIVSQGVEPDEILAGLTASAAQSLVQGTLSASAYENGDLIHTAMVYELGPWGGVNVLALYIDGQFVALDEEAPIVETPASPVTTPNPAIGEGAYAVVTTTALNVRSGPGFNFDQIGEVQQGDILEILGAVADYSWLVINYQGGIGWIKAEFANVTGDLGSIPILQSPATPTPAVTAPPALGSQPDLLVESVVLNPAQPVPNQPFAATVTVRNAGGGAAGRFAVGLTFDQANYITGFIEGLASGQSGQVQLSSTVVGTGTAQMIVTADQSNEVAESNETNNSFTQAVQSSAATLAEQTNIQLAAGTQFDLYGGTVDFTWDGYNIAMENGARMGVLGVTYEAASPNDVNDSTINNSVGIGSNQVQPGTVFGVITAEGNKAVARVENRQDQTVWISYKVFQ; from the coding sequence ATGGAACGCCAAATACAAAAGAGGGGAAGATATTTATTCCGGCAGTGGTATGGGCTGGGTCTGGCGGTCGTCGTGGCGCTGGTGGCCGCGCTGTTTGCGCCGCTGGCACTGGCTGCTCCCACTGCGCAGGATGATGCCGTGGTGCGGGTGGGTTATCTCGGCGAGGCGACTGACGAGGCAGCCAACGGCGCACGGCTTACCATCAGTCAGATCAACTCGGCGGGAGGCGTGACGGCGCCGGACGGCACGTCGTACCGGCTGGAGCTGGTGATGCCCTCGCCGGAGGTGCTGGCTTCGACGGCGCTCGATGAAGCAATCGAAGAGCTGGTACAGCAAGACGTCGTGGCGATCTTTGGCCCGAACGCGAACGCAAGCTTTGACGAGCTTACGGTTGAGAAGCTGGTCGATACGCGCCTGCCGATCCTGACGGCAGCCACCGAAAACGCGCTGACGTCGGGCGACCTGGAGGGCCAGGTGTTCCGCCTGCGCGCGCCAGAGGAAATTTACAGCGAGGCGCTGGCAGCATACATGGTCGATCAACTGGGCCTGACCGAAATCGCGCTGGTCCAGGCGGACGTCGAATCGACCGAGCCGCTGGTTAACTTTGCGGCAGCGCTGGGCCAGGCGGAGCTGGAACCGGCGGATCAGGTCCAGATTCCGAGCGGGGCTGGCCTGGACGACGCCGTGATCGACCTGGGCGACCTCAACCCCGAAGCAATCGTGATGTGGGGGCCGCCCCAATACGCGGCGAGCTTGCTGCGCCAGATGCGTGACGGCGGCTGGACCGGCCAATTCGCCTATCGGTTGGCGGACGAGGCCGCGCGCGGCGATGATCTGCCCGGCGAGATCGCGGATGGCGTGCTGGGTGTGACCTCCTGGGCCTATTCGTATACGAGCGGCGCGTCGCAAATCTTCCTGCGCGACTACGTCAGCGCGTTCGGCGAAGTGCCGGGTCCGCTGTCTGTGGCGCTGTACGATGGCGTGTGGCTGCTGCGGGCTGCGATCGTGAGCCAGGGCGTCGAGCCAGACGAGATCCTCGCTGGCCTGACGGCGAGCGCAGCACAGTCGCTGGTGCAGGGCACGCTGAGCGCCAGCGCCTACGAGAACGGCGACCTGATCCACACCGCGATGGTGTACGAACTAGGGCCGTGGGGCGGCGTCAACGTACTCGCTCTGTACATCGACGGGCAGTTCGTTGCGCTGGATGAAGAAGCCCCGATCGTGGAGACGCCCGCAAGCCCGGTGACCACGCCGAACCCGGCCATCGGTGAGGGTGCATACGCGGTCGTGACGACCACCGCGCTCAACGTGCGGTCCGGCCCCGGCTTTAACTTCGACCAGATCGGCGAGGTCCAACAGGGCGACATCCTCGAAATTCTGGGGGCGGTCGCGGACTATAGCTGGCTGGTGATCAATTATCAGGGCGGCATCGGCTGGATCAAGGCCGAATTCGCCAACGTGACCGGCGACCTCGGCTCGATCCCGATCCTCCAGTCGCCCGCCACGCCGACGCCTGCCGTCACAGCGCCTCCGGCGCTGGGAAGCCAGCCCGATCTGCTGGTGGAGAGCGTCGTGCTCAACCCTGCGCAGCCAGTCCCGAACCAGCCGTTTGCCGCGACGGTGACCGTGCGTAATGCGGGCGGCGGTGCGGCGGGACGTTTCGCGGTGGGCCTGACCTTCGACCAGGCTAACTACATCACCGGCTTCATCGAGGGGCTGGCGAGCGGCCAGAGCGGCCAGGTCCAGTTGTCGAGCACGGTGGTGGGCACCGGCACCGCGCAGATGATCGTCACCGCCGACCAGAGTAACGAAGTCGCCGAATCGAACGAGACGAATAACTCGTTCACGCAGGCGGTCCAGTCCAGCGCGGCGACGCTGGCCGAGCAGACGAACATCCAGCTGGCCGCCGGGACGCAGTTTGACCTCTACGGCGGCACGGTGGACTTCACGTGGGACGGCTACAACATCGCGATGGAGAACGGCGCGCGTATGGGCGTGCTAGGCGTGACCTACGAGGCCGCCTCGCCGAACGACGTCAATGACTCGACCATCAACAACAGCGTCGGCATCGGCTCTAATCAGGTCCAGCCGGGCACGGTGTTCGGCGTGATCACGGCGGAAGGCAACAAGGCTGTGGCGCGTGTCGAGAACCGCCAGGACCAGACCGTGTGGATCTCGTACAAGGTGTTCCAATAG
- a CDS encoding FecCD family ABC transporter permease yields MGVRTVSPAPQLLADQVRLRLVFRILAILGCAVLLAAALTYALAVGSQSIPVDQVIAALRDDADLKKSVLIIVREVRLPRALVGALVGLNLSVAGVMLQGVVRSPLGDPYVLGVSAGGGLAAAVVLLQTDAAPGVVPIAAFAGSLIGALVVYGAAWDRSGASTVRLALAGVAVTATMNAFTTTVVAMTVTVGAQAVFQWLVGGLYTAAWADFDLIWPYSAVGLVAALLLAGRANVLALGDEIAQGLGLHVEWTRFLMAAVAAVLAGSSVAVAGLVAFVGLLVPYLARRLVGSDYRFLIPASALLGAALMVAADTAARYSIPALLGQSGIEFPVGIITAVIGGPLFLWLVRERRSQW; encoded by the coding sequence GTGGGTGTTCGCACGGTTTCCCCGGCTCCACAGCTCCTGGCCGATCAAGTCCGGCTGCGACTGGTGTTCCGCATACTTGCGATCCTGGGCTGCGCGGTGCTGCTGGCGGCGGCGCTGACCTATGCGCTGGCGGTTGGCTCGCAGAGCATTCCGGTCGATCAGGTGATCGCGGCGCTGCGCGATGACGCCGACCTGAAAAAATCGGTGCTGATCATCGTGCGCGAGGTGCGCCTGCCGCGTGCCCTGGTCGGCGCATTGGTTGGACTCAACCTGTCCGTGGCGGGTGTGATGCTGCAAGGCGTCGTGCGCTCGCCGCTGGGCGATCCGTACGTGCTGGGCGTGTCGGCGGGCGGCGGACTGGCGGCGGCGGTTGTGCTGCTGCAAACGGACGCCGCGCCCGGCGTGGTGCCCATCGCGGCGTTTGCCGGATCGCTGATTGGCGCGCTGGTGGTGTACGGCGCGGCGTGGGATCGGTCGGGCGCCTCGACGGTGCGGCTGGCGTTGGCGGGTGTGGCCGTCACCGCGACCATGAACGCTTTCACGACGACGGTGGTCGCCATGACCGTGACGGTGGGCGCGCAGGCCGTGTTCCAGTGGCTCGTGGGCGGGCTTTATACCGCTGCCTGGGCGGACTTCGACCTGATCTGGCCCTACAGCGCGGTCGGATTGGTGGCGGCGCTGCTGCTGGCCGGGCGGGCCAACGTTCTGGCGCTCGGCGACGAGATCGCGCAGGGGCTGGGGCTGCACGTCGAATGGACGCGCTTCCTCATGGCGGCGGTTGCGGCGGTGCTGGCGGGCAGCTCGGTGGCGGTCGCGGGATTGGTTGCGTTCGTCGGGCTGCTGGTACCCTACCTCGCGCGGCGTCTGGTCGGCTCCGACTACCGCTTCCTGATCCCGGCCAGCGCGCTGTTGGGCGCGGCGCTGATGGTCGCGGCGGACACGGCGGCACGCTATTCGATTCCGGCGCTGCTGGGCCAGAGCGGGATCGAGTTCCCGGTGGGCATTATCACGGCGGTGATCGGCGGGCCGCTGTTCCTGTGGCTGGTGCGCGAGAGGCGGTCGCAATGGTAG
- a CDS encoding phosphoribosylaminoimidazolesuccinocarboxamide synthase, with product MLTPGQIRPVIPQALESIDLPGLAGERGQVRDNFVLQDGRRVVISTDRFTIFNQQVGLVPYKGQVLNQLTLWWFEQTANIMPNHLIDVVDPNTTIALTAHPLPIAVVVRAFLTGVTPASLWMRYEAGEREIYGMTFPDGMRKNQELPQPIVTATSKEFGRTHEQPLTDEEIVALGPEQSLWERIQDKALKLFMRGQQLCILSDLILVDSKYEFGLDLNGDLVLIDELHTPDSSRLWRSDTYDELFEEGQEPESFDKEFVRLWYQAQGYRDGDKLPPLPDDLIVTISRHYQDVYEMLTGTPFLPATYPSQRRIWAALHAANVLG from the coding sequence ATGCTCACACCTGGTCAAATCCGACCGGTCATCCCGCAGGCACTGGAAAGCATCGATCTGCCGGGCCTGGCCGGTGAGCGCGGTCAGGTGCGCGACAACTTTGTGCTTCAGGATGGTCGCCGGGTGGTGATCAGCACCGACCGCTTCACCATCTTCAACCAGCAGGTGGGGCTGGTGCCCTACAAGGGCCAGGTGCTAAACCAGCTCACGCTGTGGTGGTTCGAGCAGACGGCGAACATCATGCCCAACCACCTGATCGACGTGGTCGATCCCAACACCACCATCGCGCTCACGGCGCACCCGCTGCCCATCGCGGTCGTGGTGCGCGCCTTCCTCACCGGCGTGACCCCGGCCAGCCTGTGGATGCGCTATGAGGCGGGCGAGCGCGAGATATACGGTATGACGTTCCCCGACGGCATGCGCAAAAATCAGGAGCTGCCGCAGCCCATCGTCACGGCGACCTCCAAGGAATTTGGCCGCACGCACGAGCAGCCGCTGACCGACGAGGAGATCGTCGCGCTGGGCCCCGAGCAGAGCCTATGGGAGCGCATTCAAGACAAGGCGCTCAAGCTGTTCATGCGCGGCCAGCAGTTGTGCATCCTCTCCGACCTGATCCTGGTGGACAGCAAGTACGAGTTTGGGCTGGATCTCAATGGCGATCTGGTGCTGATCGACGAGCTGCACACGCCCGACAGCAGCCGCCTGTGGCGTTCCGACACCTACGACGAGCTGTTCGAAGAGGGCCAGGAGCCGGAAAGCTTCGACAAGGAATTCGTGCGGCTGTGGTATCAGGCGCAGGGCTACCGGGACGGCGACAAACTTCCGCCGCTGCCCGACGACCTGATCGTCACCATCAGCCGCCACTACCAGGACGTGTATGAGATGCTGACCGGCACGCCGTTCCTACCCGCGACGTATCCGTCGCAAAGGCGGATCTGGGCGGCACTGCATGCGGCGAACGTGCTCGGCTAG